ATACCTCTATGCACAATCTTCCCCCATACATAATAATGTGCTCAGAAACTCAGGAAAGGTTCACATGGATAAGCCCACCGGAATTTACCGCTACGATACTTAAAATCTATAATGAGGATTTTGAGCTTCCTAATGTCGCTGAAGGGGCAAAAGCTTCAGTCATAGGAAAAGTGACAAAAAATAAGGATTATGTCCTGAAGTATAACGGAAAAGTGATATGCAACGCTGATGTAAGCCAGATAACGAAAGGGATAAGGTATGATAGGAAGGCAAAAGAGCCGAAAAAAAGCCTGAAAGAGCCGCATCTGAAAGAGCCTGATGATTATAACGAAGCAGTCCTCAGCGTACTTTCCCATCCGAACGTGGCCTCAAAAGCAGCCTGCTATAAGCACTATGATACCGAAGTTCAGGGCCTGACAGTAACAAGGCCGGGAGAAGCAGATGCAGGCGTGATGAATCCAATCCACGGCTGCAGGGCAGGCATTGCCCTCTCAGCAGACTCAAATCCCAGATATACAAGGATCGATCCCTATATGGGTGCGGTAAATGCGGTTGCAGAAGCCATGCGAAACGTAGCTTCTGTCGGCGCCTGCCCTATTGCCCTGACCGACTGCCTCAACTACGGCAATCCCGAAAAGGAAGAGGCTTTCTATGAATTCATGCAGGGCGTAAAGGGAATATCAGATGCAGCAAAATTCCTCTATCTGAAAGGGACAAAACAGCCTGTGCCTTTTATCTCAGGAAATGTCTCCTTCTACAACGAATCAGCTGCAGGAAAGTCAGTCGATCCCTCTCCCATAATAGGCTGCCTAGGAAAGCTTGATGACATAAGCAGTACAATTACCATGAAAATAAAAGGGGAAAATTCTTCGTTATTCATGGCAGGGGAAAGGAAAGACGAGCTTGGCGGCTCTATATACTATGAGATAAACAGCCTGCTGGGAAAAAATCTTCCTAAAGTTGATTTTGAAAAAGAAAGAAGCATGCTTTATGCAATAACAGATGCTATAGCTAAAAGACTTCTGTTAAGCTGCCACGATATATCAGACGGCGGCATGGTAGCCTGCCTTGCAGAAATGATCCTCGGGGGAGACGCAGACGGCAGCATAGGAGCCTCCATAAGCCTTGACTTTTCAAAGCTGAAAACATCAGGGACACTTTTCTCCGAAAGCCCGGGCTTCATATTTGAGACTACAAAGCCTGAAGAGGTAAGGGCATCATTCAGTAAATACAATCTTCCGCTGGTCGAATTGGGCAGCACGGGCGGCAGCTCACTTAAGCTCACTAAAAGCAGCAAAGAGATAGTAAATCTTGAAATAAATAAGCTCAGGAAAGCATGGACTTCGGGATTCGGGGCTGCCTTAAAATGAAATACACGATGCTGCTGCTCATTTTAGTGCTTACAGCCTGCACAGGCCATAATGAGATGGCAAAGCAGTACAAACTGGAGTTGAACTATTATGAGAACTCAGTAAAATTCACGAATCTGAAAATGGTAGATGAAGCCTATGATTCATGCATGCGCACAGAAATGCTCAGGACAGAATGTTTTACAAGTTTGGCGCAGTCCATCATGGCGCGCAACATTACTCCCGCGCAGGAATTTTGTATGCAGATAAATCCTGATTACGAGATGCCCATGAGCAGAAAAGCGTTTGAGCTCGTGTACAGGGAAGTGGACAAGACCCTTGCCCTTGAATTAAGGGAAAAAATAAGGCCTTCCGCACAAAGGAAGGAAACATTAAAGAGGATTAAGGAAGAATGCCTGCAAAAAGCAAAATGATGCCAAAAATAGCTGTCATATGGTTTCCTGGCAATAATTGCGAGAATGAAACTAAGCGCGCTTGTGAGGCAGCAGGCATGCATGCAGATATAGTAAGGTGGAACTCTGCAGCCTGCCTTGATAATTACGATGGGTTTATCTTTTGCGGCGGCTGGAGCTATGAGGACAGGATAAGGGCAGGAGTTATATCAGCCAAAGATCCTGTAATGGTGGGGGTGAATGAGCAGGCGCAGAAAGGCAGGCCCGTACTTGGCATATGCAACGGCTGCCAGGTATTGGTAGAGGCTGGCATGATTCCCGGGCTGAAAGACAAGGTAGAGATGGCACTTGCGCCCAACATAAATCCATTCGTATCCGGATTTTACTGCGACTGGGTAAGGCTTAAGCACATTCCATGGAAAAAGTGCGCATTTAACGCATTCTACGAAAAAGATGAGATAATCAGCATGCCGATTGCACATGGCGAGGGAAGGTTTGCAACCAGGGAAAAGGGATTGATACATGAATTAGAGAAGAATGGGCAGATACTCTTCAAATACTGCGATGAAAATGGGCATATCGATGAGAAATATCCCGCAAACCCGAACAGCTCCATAGCAAACATTGCAGGAATAACAAATAAGCAGGGAAACATCTTGGCTATGATGCCGCATCCGGAAAGGGCTTTTTTCAAAAAGCAGCTGAAGGAAAAATCAATGCATAACTTCGAGGACGCCATGAATTTTGCCAAGGCAGCCAGAATATTTGAGTCCATGAGGGAATATATAACGGGGGTAATAAAATAATTTATAATTCAAGATGGCAGTCATAAAATTATTCGTAAGCCTGAAAATACCAGACACTACAGCTATTACCGCGTTCCATACCTTAAGGCGCATGGGCTACCATAGCCTGGAGAAGCTCGACAGGGAAGAATATTATGAGTTCGATGTAGCGGATAATCCTGATAAGTTCATGAAAGAGATAGTAAAAGTTGACATTCTTGTAAATGCAAATAAGCACTCAGCAAAAATCTGCAAAACAGATGAAGAATATACCAATGTATTGGTCACCGATTCAAGAGATAACTCATCAAAGCTATTGTCAACATTGCGCGAAAGGATGGGGTTCGGCAGCATTTCCTCAATGTCAAAAGGAGTTCTATGGAAAATGTGCATTGCTGCAAGAAACAGAAAAGAGATTGCAGAAAAGATAACCAAGGAATTACTGTACAATGAGCACTACCAGAAATATAAGATTCTTTAATGTAGGCCCTCTTCCGCACATTCCTGCCTGGAGGCGATGGTTGCTTAAGGAATCCCGATATCAGCGACGACAGTCTTGTCTTTCATCTTCTCAAGCCCTTTCTTCATGTCATGAAAAGTGATAATCAAATCTGCCTCAACCGCCCTGTCATGTATTTCCCCTGTGTCGGGATTCAGGCCCGAAGGGATATCGACACTCACTTTGAAAGCTTTTGAATCGTTTATCCTGTCTATTGTTGACTGGAATATCGCTTTTAGGCTGCCCTCTATTCCCATCCCAAGCAGCGCATCAATGATTATGTCATAGTCATCAAAGTCCACAAGCTCCAGGCCTATGAATTGTATTTTTGGGTCAGCATTTATTCTCTTGAAGCTTTCGGCAGCCTCGGGCTTAAAGCCTGATTCAGTTCCCAGGAAAAGCACTTCCACTTCAGCCTTATCGGCAAGGTGCCTTGCAGCAACAAAGCCGTCGCCGCCGTTATTGCCATGGTAAGCCACAACAAGGACTCTTTTGCCCTTCAGGTCAGATTTTTCTTCTAGAATTTCAGCAACTTTCTTTCCCGCGTTCTCCATAAGGGTCAACTTTGAAACTCCCTTTTTCTCAGCTTCATTTTCTAAAGCTTTCATCTCAGAGCAGGATATCATTTATAGACGAAAAAACAGTTTTTGTTTAAAAATGTTATTGTTTTTTAGACGGAAAATCCTGCCATCCGCCTAAGCAGGTCCATTGATCTTCTTCCTGGCATCTTTATAGCTCTCAAACCTCCTGGCAGTCTCATTAATCCCTTCCCTGCTTTCATGGCCTATCTCAACCAAAAAATCCATGAAGTCAATCTTCTCAGAATTGGATATTCTCTTAAGCAGCTTATCATAAGGGTAATTCATAGCAGGCCTTATCTTACCCTTTCTCATCAGCTCCAAAATCAGCTTATTGCTCCAGTCCATTACAAAGTCATGCTGGACAGCAGCCAAAAAAGTGTCCCCAAAAGCCCGGTGCAATTGCCCCGCTAACGCGCTTTTATCAGCGCTGCCCAATTTATCCAGTATAGGTGCAATGTTCGGGCATTCCCCAAAAACAGGCTCTGCTCCGGGAAAAAAAGGGGATTTATTAAAAGGAAACAAGTTGCAGATAAGCGCCCTTCTATTGTCATAAACAGCGCATTTTCCCCCTTTTAAGAGGAAAGGGCATGCTTTTGAATTCATATGATAAGTGACAACAACAAACTTATTGGAATCAAGGTCAAAAATCCCCCTGGAAGGCCTGATCCTGGCATCTATCTTCTGCTCTTCTGCATATGCTCTAAATCGTTTAGCCTCAAAATCCCACAATGGAAAAGTCAGCTCATCAACAGGAATTACCTGGACTAAAGGCAGCTTTCCATAGCCGTATTCCGAGATGAACTTTTTTTCGCTTGAAGAAACCAATCCCTTTATGTTCGAGCAGCACTTTCCGCAAGCAGAGCATTGGAATTTCATGGAAAAAGTAATACTGTTTCTTATTTATTATTTTCTATACAAAATACCTGAAATAATCTTAAAATTTTTTTTATAGGGCTGAACAGTTTTTAGTTTTATCACTGAAATATCCCTCTCTTACCAAAATCCTTATAAATACATGCAATTCGCTTATTCTCCAGTGGAAAGAAATTGGCCGCACAGCATAAATCTCAAAGGGTAGGCATTTTTGTAGACGTACAAAATATGTATTATTCCGCAAAACATCTCTATAACAGGAAAGTCAACTTCATTGAAATTCTCAGGAGGGCGTTAAATAACAGGCAGCTCATAAGGGCGATAGCGTACGTTGTAAAGACTGAAGAGGGCGTTGAATCAAGCTTTTTCGAAGCCCTCGAAAACATAGGCTATGAAGTAAAGGTAAAAAACCTCCAGGTATTTTACGGCGGCCATAAGAAAGGCGACTGGGACGTCGGCATTGCCATGGATATCATGCGCCTGGCAAGCAAGCTGGATGTCATAGTTCTTGTTTCAGGAGACGGCGATTTTAAAGACCTGTTGGAGCATGCTTCTGCCTTAGGCTGCAGGACAGAGGTGTTGGCATTCGGGAAAAGCGCATCTGGCAAGCTTAAGGATGAAGCCGACCTTTTTCTTGACCTTGACAAGGATAAGAAAAAAATACTGATGCCGATGCACAAGAAATATACTAGCAAAAGCTGATTATAATGTTTAAGGTTTTGCAAAAGAAGAAGCTTGCAGAAAACACATTCATGCTTCAGGTAAAAGCAGGAGATATTGCCGGGAAAGCAAAGCCGGGCCAGTTTATAATTCTCAGGATTGACGAGAAAGGAGAAAGGGTGCCGCTTACTATTGCAGACACAACAAAAAGCACAGTAACGTTGGTGGTGCTTAAGGTGGGCCATACCTCAGAAAGGCTCTCAAAATTAAAAAAAGGCTACACAATACTTGATTTCATCGGCCCGCTTGGAAACCCGTCAAGGATAGAGAAATACGGAAACGTCTGCCTCGTTGCAGGCGGATTGGGAATTGCTCCTATGTATCCGATAGCAAAGGCATTGAAGGAAAAGGGCAACAGGGTCATAGCAGTTATCGGGGCAAAGACAAAAAAGCATCTTTTCTGGGAAGATAAATTCGAAAAAATATCAGACAAGATGGTAATATGCACGGACGACGGCAGCAGGGGCATTAAGGGCTTTGTAACAGCAGCATTTGAAAAATCCATAAAAAAAGACAAGCTTAACAAGGTTTTCTGCATAGGCCCGCCTGTCATGATGAAAGCAGTATCAGATATATCCAGGAGACGTGTAAAAACCACAGTTTCCCTGAATCCAATAATGGTCGACGGCATTGGCATGTGTGGAAGCTGCCGCGTGACAGTGGCAGGCAGGACTAAATTTGCATGTGTTGACGGCCCTGAATTTGACGCCCACAAGGTAGACTTCGACAGCCTTATCCACAGGAACACAAGATACGATAAGATAAAAAAGCATAAGGGGTGCCATTAATGCCTGAGCTGAATTTCTGCGCTTTTTGCGGCGCTTCCCAGCATAAGCTGATGCTCTGCAGCCAGGAAATTTTCTTCTGCAGGGAATGCAGCCAATTCTTTAAGTTTAAGGAGAGGGACATCAGGTGCAGGAGATGCAAAGGCGAAATCAGGAAATCAGATTATCCCTCTGCCAAAGGAGAGGCATTATTCATATGCAATAAGTGCAAGAGGACATATACATCATTCGAGCTTTTTGAAAAATGAAAAGGACAGAGCCAAAGGAGCAGCCGGCAAAAGAAAGAATTTCTAATTTTGAGGAAGTCAGCCTTGGCTTTACCGAAGGGGAGGCGCTGCTTGAGGCATCAAGGTGCCTGGGCTGCAAAGCCCCGAAATGTGTTGAGGGCTGCCCTGTAAATGTCGACATACCTGGGTTTGTCAGCCGGATAAAGGATAAGAAGTTCAGGCAGGCTTTTGAGACGATAAAAAAAACAAACAACCTGCCTGCGATATGCGGCAGGGTCTGCCCGCAGGAAAAGCAGTGCGAAGCAAAATGCATATTAGCGAA
The window above is part of the Candidatus Woesearchaeota archaeon genome. Proteins encoded here:
- a CDS encoding NYN domain-containing protein, with product MAAQHKSQRVGIFVDVQNMYYSAKHLYNRKVNFIEILRRALNNRQLIRAIAYVVKTEEGVESSFFEALENIGYEVKVKNLQVFYGGHKKGDWDVGIAMDIMRLASKLDVIVLVSGDGDFKDLLEHASALGCRTEVLAFGKSASGKLKDEADLFLDLDKDKKKILMPMHKKYTSKS
- a CDS encoding NAD(P)H-hydrate epimerase gives rise to the protein MISCSEMKALENEAEKKGVSKLTLMENAGKKVAEILEEKSDLKGKRVLVVAYHGNNGGDGFVAARHLADKAEVEVLFLGTESGFKPEAAESFKRINADPKIQFIGLELVDFDDYDIIIDALLGMGIEGSLKAIFQSTIDRINDSKAFKVSVDIPSGLNPDTGEIHDRAVEADLIITFHDMKKGLEKMKDKTVVADIGIP
- the purL gene encoding phosphoribosylformylglycinamidine synthase subunit PurL → MSDKELSSFMKQSCLVMKLDEARKLPSILKRNPTLTEFHIFNTEWSEHTSYKSSKSILKQLPTQGRTVILGPKEDAGIAYWTTHKGERYGIVMSHESHNHPSQVVPYEGAATGIGGNVRDVLCMGARVIACADPLRFGSPNGKNKNKVKYIANGVIDGIAGYGNPLGVPIIAGDVYFNESFDDNCLVNVLTLGLVKEKDIIHSAAPKAAVGYDIIIVGKATDNSGFGGAAFASLILDEEDRESNRGAVQVPDPFLKNVLFRSTEEVFKKARQKGITLGFKDMGAGGIMCATTELVEAAGFGAEIDINRIHTSMHNLPPYIIMCSETQERFTWISPPEFTATILKIYNEDFELPNVAEGAKASVIGKVTKNKDYVLKYNGKVICNADVSQITKGIRYDRKAKEPKKSLKEPHLKEPDDYNEAVLSVLSHPNVASKAACYKHYDTEVQGLTVTRPGEADAGVMNPIHGCRAGIALSADSNPRYTRIDPYMGAVNAVAEAMRNVASVGACPIALTDCLNYGNPEKEEAFYEFMQGVKGISDAAKFLYLKGTKQPVPFISGNVSFYNESAAGKSVDPSPIIGCLGKLDDISSTITMKIKGENSSLFMAGERKDELGGSIYYEINSLLGKNLPKVDFEKERSMLYAITDAIAKRLLLSCHDISDGGMVACLAEMILGGDADGSIGASISLDFSKLKTSGTLFSESPGFIFETTKPEEVRASFSKYNLPLVELGSTGGSSLKLTKSSKEIVNLEINKLRKAWTSGFGAALK
- the purQ gene encoding phosphoribosylformylglycinamidine synthase I is translated as MPAKSKMMPKIAVIWFPGNNCENETKRACEAAGMHADIVRWNSAACLDNYDGFIFCGGWSYEDRIRAGVISAKDPVMVGVNEQAQKGRPVLGICNGCQVLVEAGMIPGLKDKVEMALAPNINPFVSGFYCDWVRLKHIPWKKCAFNAFYEKDEIISMPIAHGEGRFATREKGLIHELEKNGQILFKYCDENGHIDEKYPANPNSSIANIAGITNKQGNILAMMPHPERAFFKKQLKEKSMHNFEDAMNFAKAARIFESMREYITGVIK
- a CDS encoding sulfide/dihydroorotate dehydrogenase-like FAD/NAD-binding protein; translated protein: MFKVLQKKKLAENTFMLQVKAGDIAGKAKPGQFIILRIDEKGERVPLTIADTTKSTVTLVVLKVGHTSERLSKLKKGYTILDFIGPLGNPSRIEKYGNVCLVAGGLGIAPMYPIAKALKEKGNRVIAVIGAKTKKHLFWEDKFEKISDKMVICTDDGSRGIKGFVTAAFEKSIKKDKLNKVFCIGPPVMMKAVSDISRRRVKTTVSLNPIMVDGIGMCGSCRVTVAGRTKFACVDGPEFDAHKVDFDSLIHRNTRYDKIKKHKGCH